A window of the Lolium perenne isolate Kyuss_39 chromosome 7, Kyuss_2.0, whole genome shotgun sequence genome harbors these coding sequences:
- the LOC127312814 gene encoding uncharacterized protein encodes MGTAGNACSGSRAHDDSISGEALLDLNRSPPVDGGGGGEKEATIVAGSPVAVDCLDRSRFEAGGSSHNEALTPIDAGKRASPIVVDLDRSPLAGEGCSRNEAPTPIAAGTRASPVVVDLDGSPVSGGGGSQHEALSSIAAGTRASPVVVDLDGSPVAGGGGSQHEPPIAAGTQALPIDVESLVDEGRRNRTVTMRRRRVIVFDVEAGTDQQGGSDARTLHLLPGGSKRRRVGPVICLSPVRLERSSNQGLHIFPCTGGTEMQRSAFVPVSRPRAKAAPKEPVFTCPVCLNKIEQPSTTSCGHVFCEKCIQESIKAQKKCPTCRKKLGPKSFHRVYLPATADQC; translated from the exons ATGGGTACCGCCGGCAATGCGTGCTCAGGGAGTCGAGCACATGATGATTCGATCAGTGGTGAAGCCCTCCTGGACTTGAACCGATCTCCTCCCGTCGACGGGGGCGGGGGCGGCGAGAAGGAGGCCACGATCGTCGCGGGATCGCCCGTCGCCGTGGACTGCTTGGATCGATCTCGCTTTGAAGCGGGCGGGAGCAGCCATAACGAGGCTCTGACTCCGATCGATGCCGGCAAACGGGCGTCGCCAATCGTCGTGGACTTGGATCGATCTCCCCTGGCCGGGGAAGGGTGCAGCCGGAACGAGGCTCCGACTCCGATCGCTGCGGGCACACGAGCCTCGCCAGTCGTCGTCGACTTGGATGGATCTCCCGTATCTGGGGGAGGGGGCAGCCAGCACGAGGCTCTGTCTTCGATCGCCGCGGGTACACGGGCGTCTCCGGTCGTCGTCGACTTGGATGGATCTCCCGTGGCTGGCGGTGGGGGCAGCCAGCACGAGCCACCAATCGCCGCCGGCACACAGGCCTTGCCAATCGACGTCGAATCTCTAGTCGACGAG GGGAGGAGGAACAGGACGGTAACAATGAGGAGACGTCGTGTGATTGTTTTCGATGTGGAGGCGGGTACCGATCAGCAAG GTGGTAGTGATGCTAGAACATTACATTTACTTCCCGGTGGGAGCAAACGACGAAGGGTTGGACCTGTTATATGCCTATCTCCGGTCAGGCTAGAAAGATCCAGCAACCag GGTCTGCATATCTTTCCCTGTACTGGTGGAACAGAAATG CAGCGAAGCGCCTTTGTGCCAGTCAGTAGACCAAGAGCAAAAGCTGCTCCAAAGGAACCGGTCTTCACCTGCCCAGTGTGCCTGAACAAGATAGAGCAGCCGTCCACAACGAGCTGCGGCCATGTCTTCTGCGAGAAGTGTATCCAGGAGTCCATCAAGGCTCAGAAGAAATGCCCTACCTGTAGGAAGAAGCTGGGTCCTAAGAGCTTCCACCGTGTTTACCTCCCTGCAACTGCTGATCAATGCTGA